A genomic stretch from Myripristis murdjan chromosome 12, fMyrMur1.1, whole genome shotgun sequence includes:
- the LOC115369331 gene encoding rapamycin-insensitive companion of mTOR-like: MAVSIRGRPSRSSRMRGRNDSGEENVPLDLSRDPADNLREILQNVARQQGVSNMRKLGHLNNFIKLLCSAGHSEKKLGFTYEEIIICLRLALLNEAKEVRAAGLRALRYLIRDSIILEKVLRLQVDYLIARCIDIQQSNEVERTQALRLVRKMITVNAQLFPSSVTNSLIAVGNDGLHARDRMVRACVAIICELSLKNPVVVAERGGLGTILKSVIDCQLSRINEALITTILHLLNHPQTRQYIRSDVELEQILAPYTDFHYRHNPDTTEGQLKEDREARFLASKMSIVASFRSWSGIINLCKSGNSGIQSLIGLLCIPNMEVRRGLLEVMYDIFRLAIPVGTADFIEALISVDPSRFQDSWRLSDGFVASEAKIILPHRSRSRPDLMDNYLALVLSAFIKSGLLEGLVEVITSSDDNISVRATILLGELLHMANTILPHSHSHHLHCLPTLMNMAASFDIAQEKRLRASAAVNYLKRFHEKKKRGPKPNSLYLDNILRKSVASHHCRDQHIRPQRDIFMIKDSEDALMMNMRDSHILNHKENLDWNWVLIGTILKWPNVSLRSNKDEQMHKFVRRLLFFYKPSSKLYASLELDHPKARQLTVVGCHFIEFLLESDEEGQVYLEELVRDIVQWLFSSAGLKPDRSLQGNGLLTTLSQHYFLFLGTLSAHPYGVKMLEKCSVFQCLLNLCTLKNQDHLLKLTVSTLDYSRDGLARVILSKILTAATDNCRLYATKHLRVLLRASVEFFSNWGIELLVTQLHDRNKTISMEALDILDEACEDKANLHALIQMKPALTHLGDKGVLLLLRFLCIPKGFSYLNERGYITKQLEKWQKEYNLKYVDMVEEQLNEALTTYRKPVDGDNYVRRSNQRLQRPNVYLPVHLYGQLVHDKTGCHLLEAQNVVPDLSYTVRSPTLDKWEGIKHLKAALWALGNIGSSNWGLNLLLEEGVIPDIVALAQHCEVLSIRGTCLYVLGLISKTRQGCDVLKQQGWDAVRHSRRTLWPVVPEEVEPLPKPQNLLSSLSSTLSLTSESTSSRHNSESDSVQHNMYILDDERLEGCDFPEEPSLYMCPKLMKDRSPFTLLASSRFRNRLLHSLSLSGKKLRSTTEAKGSGRGQGGGLDGKQGRKRTITEPTSYSFEAADVFPMYNVVHLAKSPSVSLETSFVGNKATENRGSTPSIGEGEIEGECRVPQPTEMDGSGVRAVENHREQSSHERLAGDGPSGCGGAHFKSRSQSFNTDTTTSGISSMSSSPSRETLPSNIDTDCVSLNTVISAQTIQNMHSLTPQPFSTPLSISKSSSTSLVPPGSSHTLPRRAQSLKSPSVTTLSSLTDCSLMYSNSREALGYATLKYSSSRDAYASPRDALGYATLKRLQQQRIHPSLSHSEALASPAKDVLFTDAITMKTGSLDSRLTPRRFLKALSFASLDKEDLLSPINQSTLQRSSSMRSMVSTATYDGSDDYIGLALPVNINNMFQIKETPYFQKRTSPPSEDRSAKFFSGDSDGPSEGCRPAGLRSQLSITELLAVSRAEQQQMLGSEETGLQEHNDDNCLYCTGLSVLGFSSPHSHPELTEAPQFTEWCSPPPQNHLEVMVQTKLSGVSGCSDTVSQGSGGSTRSTELVLGVKSMPEDAPAGRVLLRKEVLRLVINLSSSVGTKSHETSLLTIKEKFPYAFDDICLYSEVSYLLAHCMFRLPSRRFIQELFQDVPFIPLYEEAESILSMPPKKATADA, translated from the exons ATGGCGGTCAGCATCCGAGGCCGCCCGTCTCGGAGCAGCCGGATGCGAG GTCGGAATGACAGCGGGGAGGAAAATGTTCCGCTGGATCTTTCCAGAG ATCCTGCTGACAACCTGCGTGAAATCCTTCAAAATGTTGCCAGGCAGCAAGGAGTTTCCAACATGCGCAAACTTGGTCACTTGAACAACTTCATAAAG CTTCTCTGCAGCGCTGGCCACTCGGAGAAGAAGCTTGGATTTACATATGAGGAGATAATTATTTG TCTCCGGTTAGCGTTGTTGAATGAAGCCAAGGAAGTGCGTGCAGCCGGTTTACGAGCGCTACGGTACCTGATCAGAGACAGTATCATATTAGAGAAGGTGCTTCGGCTTCAGGTGGACTATTTGATTGCCAG GTGCATAGATATCCAGCAAAGTAATGAGGTTGAGAGAACGCAGGCTCTCAGACTGGTGCGGAAG ATGATCACAGTGAACGCAcaactttttccctcctctgtcaCCAACTCTCTCATTGCCGTGGGCAATGACGGACTGCATGCACGGGATCGTATGGTCCGGGCCTGCGTTGCCATAATCTGTGAGCTTT CCTTGAAGAACCCTGTTGTGGTGGCAGAGAGAGGCGGTCTGGGCACCATTTTGAAGAGCGTGATCGACTGTCAGCTGAGCCGCATCAATGAAGCTCTCATCACCAccatcctccacctcctcaaCCACCCTCAAACCAGGCAGTACATCCGCTCTGATGTTGAACTGGAG CAAATCTTGGCTCCATACACTGACTTCCACTACAGACACAACCCAGACACAACAGAGGGGCAGCTTAA GGAGGACAGGGAGGCTCGATTCCTGGCCAGTAAAATGTCTATAGTTGCTTCATTTCGCTCCTGGTCAG GCATCATTAACCTCTGCAAGTCAGGCAACTCTGGAATCCAGTCTCTCATTGGCTTACTCTGTATACCAAATATGGAGGTGCGG AGAGGCTTGTTAGAGGTGATGTATGATATCTTCCGGCTTGCCATACCTGTTGGGACTGCAGACTTTATTGAAGCACTTATTAGTGTAG ACCCCAGTAGATTTCAGGACAGCTGGAGGTTGTCTGATGGTTTTGTGGCTTCCGAGGCTAAAATCATTCTTCCACATCGATCACGCTCAAG GCCTGATCTAATGGACAACTACCTGGCTCTGGTACTGTCTGCCTTCATCAAGAGTGGACTGTTAGAG GGTCTGGTAGAGGTGATCACAAGCAGTGATGATAACATATCTGTACGAGCTACCATCCTGCTGGGAGAACTCCTTCATATG gcCAATACCATCCTCCCTCACAGCCACAGCCATCACCTGCACTGCCTACCCACTCTCATGAACATGGCGGCCTCCTTTGATATTGCTCAGGAGAAGAGACT ACGGGCAAGTGCTGCAGTCAACTACCTGAAGCgctttcatgagaaaaaaaagcgaGGACCCAAGCCTAACAGTCTCTACCTGGATAACATCCTCCGCAAATCAGTGGCATCGCACCACTGTCGAGACCAGCACATAAGACCCCAGAGAGACATATTTATGATAAAG GACAGTGAGGATGCTCTGATGATGAATATGAGAGACAGCCACATCCTCAACCATAAGGAGAACCTGGACTGGAACTGGGTCCTGATTGGAACAATTTTAAAG TGGCCAAATGTTAGCCTACGTAGCAATAAAGATGAACAAATGCACAA ATTTGTGCGAAGGCTACTTTTTTTCTACAAACCCAGCAGTAAGCTGTATGCCAGCCTGGAGCTGGACCATCCCAAGGCCAGACAGCTCACTGTGGTTGGCTGTCACTTCATAGAGTTTCTCCTGGAGTCTGATGAG GAAGGTCAAGTGTACCTGGAGGAGCTGGTGAGAGACATTGTCCAGTGGCTGTTCTCTTCTGCTGGGCTTAAACCTGACCGTAGTCTGCAGGGCAACGGGCTGCTAACCACACTCAGCCAGCACTACTTCCTCTTCCTGGGCACCTTGTCTGCCCACCCTTATGGGGTCAAGATGCTGGAGAAGTGCAGTGTCTTCCAGTG CCTGTTGAATTTGTGTACTCTGAAGAATCAGGACCATCTGCTGAAGCTCACAGTGTCCACACTTGATTACAGTCGAGATGGCTTGGCTCGAGTCATTCTCTCCAAAATCCTCACTGCTGCCACTGAT AACTGCAGGTTGTATGCCACTAAGCACCTACGGGTCCTACTGCGTGCCAGTGTTGAGTTTTTCAGTAACTGGGGCATTGAGCTCCTTGTCACCCAGCTTCATGACCGCAACAAGACCATTTCCATGGAGGCGTTGGACATACTGGATGAAGCCTGTGAAGACAAG GCCAACCTTCATGCTCTGATCCAGATGAAACCTGCCCTCACACACCTAGGGGACAAGGGTGTCCTACTGCTGCTGAG GTTTTTGTGCATTCCAAAGGGGTTCTCCTATCTCAATGAGAGGGGGTACATCACCAAACAGCTGGAAAAGTGGCAGAAG GAATATAACCTGAAGTATGTGGACATGGTGGAGGAGCAGCTTAACGAGGCTCTCACCACTTACCGCAAGCCAGTTGATGGAGACAACTACGTACGCCGCAGCAACCAAAG GTTACAGAGGCCAAATGTTTACCTCCCTGTGCACTTGTATGGTCAGCTAGTCCATGACAAGACAGGCTGCCATCTGCTGGAAGCTCAG AATGTGGTTCCTGATTTAAGCTACACTGTTCGCTCTCCAACCTTGGACAAATGGGAGGGCATCAAACATCTGAAGGCAGCACTCTGGGCTTTG GGTAACATAGGCTCATCAAACTGGGGTCTGAACCTGCTGTTGGAGGAGGGGGTGATCCCTGACATAGTGGCTCTGGCCCAGCACTGTGAGGTTCTGTCCATCAGAGG GACTTGTCTGTATGTGCTGGGCCTGATCAGTAAGACAAGGCAAGGCTGTGATGTTCTGAAGCAGCAGGGCTGGGACGCTGTAAGGCACAGTCGGCGTACACTGTGGCCTGTTGTACCTGAGGAGGTGGAGCCACTGCCAAAGCCTCAAAACCTGCTGTCCTCACTCTCCAGCACCCTCAGTCTCACCTCTGAGTCCACAAGCTCCAGGCACAACAGCGAGAGTGACTCTGTACAACACA ATATGTATATCCTAGATGATGAAAGGctggaaggctgtgacttccCAGAGGAACCTTCTCTTTACATGTGCCCCAAACTGATGAAGGATCGAAGCCCTTTCACTCTGCTGGCCTCTAGTCGCTTTCGTAATCGGCTTCTccactcactgtctctctctggaaAGAAACTACGCAGCACCACTGAAGCTAAAGGCAGTGGTCGTGGCCAAGGAGGAGGACTAGATGGAAAACAGGGACGCAAGCGCACCATTACAGAACCTACCAGCTACTCCTTTGAAGCAGCAGACGTCTTCCCGATGTacaatgttgtccatcttgctAAAAGCCCCTCAGTCAGTTTGGAGACCTCTTTTGTAGGAAATAAAGCCACTGAGAATCGAGGCAGTACCCCCAGCATTGGGGAGGGAGAAATAGAGGGGGAATGTAGAGTGCCACAGCCCACTGAGATGGACGGATCAGGGGTCAGGGCAGTAGAGAACCACCGAGAACAGAGCAGCCATGAACGTCTGGCTGGAGATGGTCCTTCAGGATGTGGAGGAGCCCACTTTAAGAGCCGTAGCCAGAGTTTTAACACAGATACCACCACAAGTGGCATCAGCTCCATGAGCTCCAGTCCTTCCAGGGAGACCCTGCCCTCTAATATTGACACTGACTGTGTAAGCCTCAATACTGTGATAAGTGCCCAGACTATTCAGAACATGCACTCACTTACACCCCAACCCTTCTCCACACCACTTTCGATTTCCAAGTCCAGCTCCACCTCCCTTGTGCCTCCTGGCTCCTCCCACACCTTGCCCCGCCGAGCCCAGTCCCTCAAGTCACCCTCGGTGACCACACTGAGTAGTTTGACGGATTGCAGCCTCATGTATTCCAACTCCAGAGAGGCATTGGGATATGCCACACTGAAGTACTCAAGCTCCCGTGATGCCTACGCAAGTCCTCGCGATGCTTTGGGCTACGCTACTCtgaagaggctgcagcagcaacgTATCCACCCATCTCTGTCCCACAGTGAGGCCCTGGCCTCCCCAGCCAAAGATGTGCTCTTCACCGATGCCATCACCATGAAGACAGGCAGCCTGGACTCCAGACTAACTCCACGAAG GTTCCTGAAGGCTCTCAGCTTTGCCTCCCTGGATAAGGAGGACTTGCTCAGCCCTATCAACCAATCCACACTGCAGCGCTCCTCCTCAATGCGCTCAATGGTATCCACTGCCACCTACGATGGTTCTGATGACTACATAGGTCTCGCACTGCctgtcaacatcaacaacatgttCCAG ATCAAAGAAACACCATATTTCCAGAAGAGGACAAGCCCACCTTCTGAGGACCGCTCTGCTAAATTCTTCTCTGGAGACTCTGATG GCCCCAGTGAAGGCTGTCGTCCTGCAGGGCTTCGCTCTCAGCTCAGTATCACAGAGCTGTTGGCAGTGAGCCGAGCAGAACAGCAGCAGATGTTGGGTTCAGAGGAAACGGGTCTCCAAGAGCACAACGACGACAACTGTCTCTACTGTACTGGACTGTCTGTGCTTGGTTTCAGTTCTCCCCACAGCCACCCAG AACTAACAGAAGCACCCCAGTTCACAGAGTGGTGCAGTCCACCTCCACAAAACCATTTGGAGGTCATGGTCCAAACCAAGCTATCAGGGGTGTCAGGATGCAGCGATACAGTGTCCCAAGGCTCAGGGGGTAGTACTCGCAGTACGGAACTGGTTTTGG GGGTGAAGTCCATGCCGGAGGATGCTCCGGCTGGCAGGGTTTTGCTGAGGAAGGAGGTGCTTCGTCTGGTCATCAATCTCAGCTCCTCTGTAGGGACCAAAAGCCATGAGACCAGTCTTCTAAC GATCAAGGAGAAGTTCCCCTATGCTTTTGACGACATCTGTCTTTATTCAGAGGTGTCTTACCTACTTGCCCACTGCATGTTTCGTTTGCCCTCACGACGCTTCATTCAAGAGCTCTTCCAAGATGTGCCATTTATACCG CTATATGAGGAGGCAGAAAGCATCCTATCCATGCCGCCAAAGAAGGCCACGGCTGACGCTTGA
- the derl2 gene encoding derlin-2: protein MAYQTLQQEYLQIPVVTRAYTTACVLTTAAVQLELITPFQLYFNPELILRNYQVWRLITNFLFFGPVGFNFLFNMIFLYRYCRMLEEGSFRGRTADFVFMFLFGGLLMTIFGTFVSLVFLGQAFTIMLVYVWSRRNPNVRMNFFGLLNFQAPFLPWVLMGFSLLLGNSIIVDLLGIAVGHVYFFLEDVFPNQPGGGRWLKTPSIIKMLFDTPEEDANYNPLPEERPGGFAWGEGQRLGG from the exons ATGGCTTACCAGACTTTACAGCAGGAGTACTTACAGATTCCTGTTGTAACTAGGGCATATACAACCGCCTGCGTCCTCACAACCGCGGCAGTG CAACTAGAGCTCATCACACCTTTCCAATTGTACTTCAACCCAGAATTAATTCTAAGGAATTACCAG GTATGGAGGCTAATAACcaactttctgttttttggtcCAGTTGGCTTCAACTTCCTGTTCAATATGATATTTTT GTACCGATACTGTCGTATGCTGGAGGAGGGCTCATTCAGAGGACGCACCGCTGACTTTGTCTTCATGTTCCTCTTTGGTGGGCTTCTGATGACT ATATTTGGCACTTTTGTGAGTTTGGTGTTCCTGGGCCAAGCTTTCACCATCATGCTGGTGTACGTGTGGAGTCGACGAAACCCAAACGTTCGCATGAATTTCTTTGGCCTGTTGAACTTCCAGGCGCCCTTCCTGCCCTGGGTGCTGATGGGATTCTCTCTCTTGCTGGGCAACTCCATCATCGTGGATCTATTAG GCAtcgctgttggtcacgtgtacTTCTTCCTTGAGGATGTTTTCCCCAACCAGCCAGGCGGCGGCAGGTGGCTCAAGACCCCCTCCATCAT AAAGATGCTGTTTGACACTCCAGAGGAAGATGCCAACTACAACCCCCTGCCCGAGGAGCGCCCAGGAGGGTTTGCCTGGGGGGAGGGACAGCGACTTGGGGGTTAA